A stretch of Desulfotalea psychrophila LSv54 DNA encodes these proteins:
- a CDS encoding phosphohexomutase domain-containing protein (capsular polysaccharide biosynthesis protein; catalyzes the formation of D-mannose 6-phosphate from alpha-D-mannose 1-phosphate) — protein MTTELTCFTAYDVRGRLGSQLDTGIAYRIGRAYGEYLKPRRVVVGGDIRQTSESLKLALAEGLMDAGVDVLDIGLVGTEEIYFATKYLEFDGGIEVTASHNPIDYNGLKFVREESRPISGDTGLFAIKELAERQPWQDPSHEQVTKGVYSQGSTLAAYVDHLLGYIDLSLLQPTKLVVNSGNGVAGHVVDALEKIFEERGVPVQFVKVHHQADGSFPNGIPNPLLPECRQATSSMVKSTGATMGIAWDGDFDRCFLFDENGSFVDGYYVVGLLAEAFLQKSAGEKIIYDPRLTWNTEEVVASCGGQAILCKTGHAFIKERMRREDAVYGGEMSAHHYFRDFAYCDSGMIPWLLVLELLSVKRVKLSEMVAARIAAFPSSGEINSKLAQPKESIERVLERYKGQAVASDYTDGISLSFAEPMGQWRFSLRSSNTEPVVRLNVESRGDRALMELKTAEVLAVLREERG, from the coding sequence ATGACTACGGAATTAACCTGTTTTACTGCCTATGATGTTCGGGGTCGGCTTGGTTCTCAGTTGGACACGGGTATTGCCTACCGGATTGGCCGGGCCTATGGTGAATATCTTAAACCGAGGCGAGTGGTTGTGGGCGGTGATATTCGTCAGACCTCCGAGAGTCTTAAGCTTGCCCTGGCAGAGGGGCTTATGGATGCAGGTGTTGATGTCCTCGATATTGGTCTTGTTGGCACAGAAGAAATTTATTTTGCCACCAAATATCTGGAATTTGATGGAGGTATAGAGGTTACTGCTTCCCATAATCCCATCGATTATAATGGTCTTAAGTTTGTCCGTGAGGAGAGTAGGCCTATCTCCGGAGACACGGGGCTCTTTGCCATAAAGGAGCTGGCAGAAAGGCAGCCATGGCAGGATCCCTCTCATGAGCAGGTTACCAAGGGCGTTTATTCTCAGGGATCAACCCTTGCCGCCTATGTGGATCATCTTCTCGGCTATATTGACCTGAGCCTCTTGCAACCAACAAAATTGGTGGTGAATTCGGGGAACGGGGTAGCCGGTCATGTGGTAGATGCCTTAGAGAAGATCTTTGAGGAGAGAGGGGTGCCGGTGCAGTTTGTTAAGGTCCACCACCAAGCAGATGGATCCTTTCCCAATGGCATTCCCAACCCCCTCTTGCCGGAGTGTCGTCAGGCTACCTCCTCCATGGTGAAGAGTACGGGGGCGACCATGGGTATTGCCTGGGATGGTGATTTTGATCGCTGTTTTCTCTTTGACGAAAATGGGAGCTTTGTTGATGGTTACTATGTCGTCGGTCTTCTTGCCGAGGCATTTTTGCAAAAGAGTGCAGGAGAGAAGATCATCTACGATCCCCGTCTCACCTGGAATACCGAAGAGGTTGTTGCCTCCTGTGGCGGTCAGGCTATTCTCTGTAAAACAGGGCATGCTTTTATCAAGGAGCGAATGCGACGGGAGGATGCTGTCTATGGGGGTGAAATGAGTGCGCATCACTATTTTCGTGACTTTGCCTACTGTGATAGCGGTATGATTCCTTGGCTTTTGGTTTTGGAGCTTCTCTCTGTGAAGAGGGTAAAGCTCTCCGAGATGGTGGCTGCCCGTATCGCTGCCTTTCCCTCATCGGGTGAGATTAACTCTAAACTTGCTCAGCCGAAGGAGTCCATTGAACGGGTTCTTGAGAGGTATAAGGGACAGGCTGTTGCCTCCGATTATACCGATGGTATCTCTCTCTCCTTTGCTGAGCCGATGGGGCAGTGGCGCTTTAGTCTGCGCAGTTCTAATACCGAACCTGTTGTTCGCCTTAATGTAGAGTCAAGGGGGGATAGGGCGCTTATGGAGTTGAAGACGGCAGAGGTTCTTGCCGTTTTACGAGAGGAGAGGGGCTAG
- a CDS encoding mannose-1-phosphate guanylyltransferase/mannose-6-phosphate isomerase: MIVPVIMAGGSGTRLWPLSRALYPKQFLPLVGEETMLQATLNRLAGLDVTAPITVCNEEHRFIVAEQLRFLDQLGKIILEPAGRNTAPAVALAASIALEKGEDPLLLVLAADHVIEDSAGFVQAIQQALPLAEEGCLVTFGIVPTSAHTGYGYIRRGGPAAVGFRVEEFVEKPDAAVAKQYFEGGEFYWNSGMFLFRASTYLAELRKHRADIADACLASLVSTCHDGDFIRVDKDYFLACPEESIDYAVMEKTEDAVVVPLDVGWNDIGSWSALWEVGDKDAQGNRVRGDVFLQETTNSLVHGGDRLIATIGLDNVVVVDTKDALLVATKDRVQEVKQIVQRLKDEGRSEARLHREVYRPWGKYDSIDAGGRYQVKRISVKPDAKLSVQMHHHRAEHWIVVSGTARVTKGEDVFLVTENESTFIPVGVLHALENPGKVDLELIEVQSGPYLGEDDIVRFEDLYGRIESCSDAQSKKKREV; this comes from the coding sequence ATGATTGTTCCCGTAATTATGGCAGGCGGCTCTGGGACTCGACTTTGGCCCCTCTCCCGTGCCCTTTATCCCAAGCAGTTTTTGCCACTTGTCGGTGAGGAGACAATGTTGCAGGCAACGCTTAATCGCCTTGCCGGTCTCGATGTGACAGCCCCGATAACTGTTTGTAACGAAGAGCATAGGTTTATTGTGGCCGAACAGCTCCGTTTTTTAGACCAATTGGGTAAGATAATCCTTGAGCCCGCAGGAAGGAATACGGCCCCCGCCGTAGCTCTGGCTGCAAGCATTGCCCTTGAAAAAGGTGAAGATCCCCTTCTTTTGGTCCTGGCCGCAGACCATGTTATTGAAGATAGCGCAGGTTTTGTCCAGGCCATCCAACAGGCCCTGCCTCTGGCTGAAGAGGGTTGTTTGGTGACCTTTGGTATTGTCCCCACCTCAGCCCATACGGGATATGGCTATATTCGTCGTGGCGGGCCTGCAGCTGTGGGCTTCAGGGTTGAGGAATTTGTCGAAAAGCCCGATGCTGCGGTTGCCAAGCAGTACTTTGAAGGTGGTGAATTTTATTGGAACAGCGGTATGTTTCTCTTTCGAGCCAGCACCTATCTGGCAGAGCTGAGAAAGCATCGAGCGGATATCGCCGATGCCTGCTTGGCCTCCCTTGTCTCAACCTGTCATGATGGTGATTTTATTCGGGTTGACAAGGACTATTTTTTGGCCTGTCCTGAAGAATCGATAGATTATGCGGTAATGGAGAAGACCGAGGATGCCGTGGTTGTTCCCCTGGATGTAGGTTGGAATGATATTGGTTCTTGGTCTGCCCTTTGGGAGGTTGGTGACAAGGATGCCCAGGGAAACAGGGTTCGAGGTGATGTGTTCTTGCAGGAGACTACTAATTCACTTGTCCATGGCGGGGATCGTCTCATTGCCACCATTGGTCTTGATAACGTGGTGGTGGTTGATACCAAGGATGCCCTGCTGGTGGCAACTAAGGATCGAGTCCAAGAGGTAAAACAGATTGTGCAACGGCTCAAGGACGAGGGGCGGAGTGAAGCTCGTCTCCACAGGGAGGTTTATCGTCCTTGGGGTAAGTACGATTCCATTGATGCCGGCGGGCGCTATCAGGTAAAGCGAATCAGTGTTAAACCGGATGCCAAGTTAAGCGTGCAGATGCATCATCATCGGGCTGAACACTGGATTGTGGTCTCGGGGACTGCCCGGGTAACCAAGGGAGAGGATGTTTTTTTGGTAACAGAAAATGAATCGACATTTATTCCAGTGGGTGTGCTTCATGCCCTTGAAAATCCCGGTAAGGTGGATTTGGAACTCATAGAGGTGCAGTCAGGTCCTTATCTTGGAGAGGATGATATTGTTCGTTTTGAGGATCTTTACGGGCGAATAGAGAGTTGCTCTGATGCACAGTCAAAAAAAAAGCGAGAGGTGTAA
- a CDS encoding AmpG family muropeptide MFS transporter, whose amino-acid sequence MNKNLPWSEALKQWLTPQVLVMLLLGFSAGIPILLIFSTLSVWLREAGVSRSAVTFFSWAALGYSFKFIWAPLVDLLPLPFLSKKLGKRRSWLLLSQCSIIAAIIWMSSLDPVLGGTNLVLMALAAVFLGFSSATQDIVIDAYRIELAGEEKQALLASVYIAGYRVGMLVAGAGSLFIASYFGTDAGAYHYSAWRFTYLIMAVIMLVGVVTTLCTSEPTRAAHPRHQYSPLAYCRFLFLFALMALSFALSFFYGAHLFSGLSCLFLPILGEQGASFFVEAIHLFSALLVALAVGKMVAKTGLVPTGMLEASYVRPVREFFDRFGMRTALLLLALVGCYRISDIVLGVISNVFYLDMGFSKNAIAGITKTFGLSMTLVGGFLGGVLTLRFGMYRVLMLGAVLASITNIFFALLVGAGENLGLLALVIGADNLCAGIASTAFVAFLSSLTNISFTAVQYAIFSSIMTLLPKFIGGYSGSIVGSIGYEQFFILTALMGVPVIILVFFAGKMIKTDPVL is encoded by the coding sequence ATGAATAAAAATCTCCCCTGGAGCGAGGCCCTGAAGCAGTGGCTGACCCCTCAGGTGCTGGTGATGTTACTTCTTGGCTTTTCTGCAGGAATTCCAATTTTACTGATATTTTCAACCCTTTCCGTCTGGCTTAGGGAGGCTGGGGTGAGCCGTTCTGCCGTCACATTTTTTAGTTGGGCGGCCCTTGGCTATTCATTTAAATTTATCTGGGCTCCTCTGGTCGATCTCCTGCCCCTTCCCTTTCTCAGTAAAAAATTGGGAAAGAGGAGGTCCTGGCTCCTCCTGTCGCAATGCTCTATCATAGCTGCCATTATTTGGATGAGTTCTCTGGATCCGGTTTTGGGAGGAACAAACCTTGTCCTGATGGCCCTGGCTGCGGTTTTTCTTGGCTTTTCCTCGGCTACCCAGGATATTGTCATTGATGCCTATCGGATAGAGCTTGCCGGGGAGGAGAAGCAGGCCCTGTTGGCCTCGGTCTATATTGCTGGTTACCGGGTGGGGATGTTGGTAGCAGGTGCCGGCTCCCTGTTCATTGCCTCATATTTTGGGACGGATGCAGGGGCCTATCACTATTCAGCCTGGCGTTTCACCTATTTGATAATGGCGGTCATTATGCTGGTGGGGGTTGTAACCACTCTCTGCACCTCTGAGCCAACCAGAGCCGCCCACCCGAGGCATCAGTATAGTCCTCTGGCTTACTGCAGGTTTCTTTTTCTCTTTGCCCTTATGGCCCTCTCCTTTGCCCTCAGCTTTTTTTACGGTGCTCATCTCTTCTCTGGCCTGTCCTGTCTGTTTTTGCCAATTTTAGGTGAGCAGGGGGCATCTTTTTTTGTTGAGGCAATTCATTTGTTTTCAGCCCTGCTGGTTGCCCTGGCGGTGGGGAAAATGGTGGCAAAGACAGGTCTTGTCCCGACAGGAATGCTGGAGGCAAGTTATGTGCGACCAGTACGAGAATTTTTTGATCGTTTTGGTATGAGGACAGCCCTCTTGCTTTTGGCTTTGGTGGGTTGTTATCGTATTTCTGATATTGTCCTCGGGGTGATCTCAAATGTCTTTTATCTGGATATGGGCTTTTCTAAGAATGCCATTGCCGGCATAACCAAAACATTCGGTCTTTCCATGACTCTGGTCGGGGGCTTTTTAGGGGGGGTACTGACCCTGCGCTTTGGTATGTATAGGGTCTTGATGTTGGGGGCGGTTTTAGCATCCATAACAAATATCTTTTTTGCCCTGCTCGTTGGTGCAGGCGAAAATCTTGGCCTTTTAGCTCTGGTTATAGGCGCAGACAATCTCTGTGCCGGCATTGCCTCCACCGCCTTTGTTGCCTTTCTCTCCAGCCTCACCAATATATCTTTTACGGCGGTGCAGTATGCAATATTTTCTTCTATAATGACCCTGCTTCCTAAGTTTATTGGTGGATATAGCGGTTCTATTGTGGGTAGTATTGGTTATGAACAGTTTTTTATATTAACAGCCCTGATGGGCGTTCCCGTAATTATACTTGTTTTTTTCGCGGGTAAAATGATAAAAACAGACCCTGTTTTATAG
- the cysS gene encoding cysteine--tRNA ligase, with protein sequence MDIRVYNTLSGKKEPLQPIEPNHVKLYVCGITSYDYCHIGHARSALAFDMIVRYLRYLDYKVTFVRNFTDIDDKIIARANETGVTAQALAERFIDEFHTDMDNLGTLRPDIEPKATEHIQEMIDIIQELVDKDMAYPSAGDVYYVVNSFPEYGKLSGRNIEDMQAGARISINEQKRNPMDFALWKASKPGEPSWESPWGPGRPGWHIECSAMSRKYLGENFDIHGGGKDLIFPHHENEIAQSEGANGKPFANTWIHHGFVTIKDEKMSKSLGNFLTIKDILDHYHPEILRAFIFSTQYRNPLDFSEIAMQDAETALVRLYECLHDIQQLAKGDPTLPALISAKDAAKLNSIETRFQEAMNNDFNTALALGVLYDAIKIINRAQRALTDTPSALDVKMLKGSMTLIQKLAGIVGLLQEDANLFLQQRKEKMLSGIDITEAEIESYIQQRLDARANKDWARSDEIRDILLEKGITLKDGADGTGWSVHRAN encoded by the coding sequence ATGGATATCCGAGTATACAACACCTTAAGCGGTAAGAAAGAGCCCCTGCAACCCATTGAACCAAACCACGTCAAACTCTATGTATGCGGCATTACCTCTTATGATTACTGCCATATAGGTCATGCCCGCTCAGCTCTGGCCTTTGACATGATCGTGCGCTATCTGCGCTACTTGGATTACAAGGTAACCTTTGTCCGTAATTTCACAGACATTGACGATAAAATTATCGCCAGAGCAAACGAAACAGGGGTTACGGCCCAAGCACTGGCAGAACGCTTTATCGACGAGTTCCATACCGATATGGATAACCTCGGTACCCTTCGCCCTGATATTGAACCAAAGGCCACCGAGCATATTCAGGAGATGATTGACATTATCCAGGAACTGGTGGACAAGGATATGGCCTACCCATCGGCAGGTGATGTCTACTATGTGGTCAACTCCTTTCCAGAATATGGCAAGCTGTCGGGACGCAATATTGAGGACATGCAAGCAGGTGCCCGTATCTCCATCAATGAGCAGAAGAGAAACCCCATGGATTTCGCTCTTTGGAAGGCTTCAAAACCAGGCGAGCCCTCTTGGGAGAGCCCTTGGGGACCAGGTCGCCCTGGCTGGCACATAGAGTGTTCTGCCATGAGTCGCAAATATCTCGGTGAAAATTTCGATATCCACGGCGGTGGCAAGGATCTTATCTTCCCCCACCACGAAAATGAAATTGCCCAGAGTGAAGGTGCCAACGGCAAGCCATTTGCCAACACCTGGATTCATCACGGTTTTGTCACCATTAAAGATGAGAAAATGTCCAAATCTCTGGGCAACTTCCTCACCATCAAGGATATCTTAGATCATTATCATCCAGAGATCCTCCGGGCCTTTATCTTCTCCACCCAATATCGTAACCCACTGGATTTTTCTGAGATTGCCATGCAGGATGCTGAGACAGCTCTGGTTCGCCTCTATGAATGTCTGCACGATATTCAGCAACTGGCCAAGGGCGATCCCACCCTGCCTGCCCTTATCTCAGCCAAAGATGCGGCCAAGCTGAACTCCATTGAGACGCGCTTCCAAGAAGCCATGAACAATGATTTCAACACCGCCCTAGCGCTTGGTGTCCTCTATGATGCAATCAAAATCATCAACCGGGCCCAAAGGGCATTAACCGACACCCCAAGCGCCCTGGACGTCAAGATGCTCAAGGGCAGCATGACCCTTATCCAGAAACTTGCCGGCATCGTCGGACTGCTCCAAGAAGATGCCAACCTCTTCCTCCAGCAGCGAAAAGAGAAGATGCTGAGCGGAATCGATATCACTGAAGCAGAGATAGAGAGCTATATCCAGCAACGTCTTGATGCCCGAGCAAATAAGGACTGGGCTCGAAGCGACGAAATCAGAGATATTCTCTTGGAAAAAGGTATCACCCTCAAGGATGGCGCCGACGGCACAGGTTGGTCCGTGCATCGCGCTAACTAA
- the mpl gene encoding UDP-N-acetylmuramate:L-alanyl-gamma-D-glutamyl-meso-diaminopimelate ligase yields the protein MELDPLLNKVPEKIEHIHILGICGTGMAALAGMLQSLGYRISGSDQQVYPPMSDFLVDLGVHLHQPYSAKNLSQEPDLVIIGNVIRRSNEEALEVGRRGLPYLSFPQALAHFFIRSRSSLVITGTHGKTTTCSLLASVLYHAKLDPTFMIGGIVREFNSNFRLGKGKYFVAEGDEYDTAFFDKESKFLHYRPQIAVITSLEFDHADIFADLEQIKRAFAKFIQLLPPDGLLIANLDNPDIAELAQAAPCPVEGYGLNSSFPWSLGKISSQSGYTHFEVLKDGTLWDSFTVALPGQHNCLNSLAVCAIMHHLGLDTKTINQGLVAFGGVKRRQEIRGIENNITVIDDFAHHPTAVRETLAALKAAYPQNRLVTVFEPRTNSSRRTIFQKQYSESFDSSNIVLLREPVPLVDYPADQLFSSKQLTCDLKKRGLKAASFANTDQILLHLKSLLQPGDVVAILSNGGFDNIHVRLLESLREN from the coding sequence ATGGAACTCGATCCCCTCCTGAACAAGGTCCCTGAGAAAATAGAACATATCCATATACTTGGTATATGCGGAACAGGTATGGCTGCCCTAGCTGGCATGCTACAGAGCCTCGGATACCGGATAAGTGGTAGCGACCAACAGGTCTATCCGCCCATGTCTGATTTTCTGGTAGATCTTGGAGTTCATCTCCACCAACCCTACTCTGCAAAAAATCTTAGCCAGGAACCCGATCTTGTTATTATTGGCAATGTCATTCGCCGTAGCAACGAAGAGGCCCTTGAAGTTGGCCGGAGGGGACTGCCTTACCTCTCCTTTCCCCAGGCCCTCGCTCATTTTTTCATCCGCTCCCGCAGTTCACTGGTGATCACCGGCACCCACGGCAAGACCACCACCTGCTCTCTGTTGGCCTCCGTACTCTACCACGCAAAACTTGACCCCACCTTTATGATTGGTGGAATTGTCCGTGAATTCAACAGTAATTTCAGACTGGGCAAGGGAAAATATTTCGTTGCAGAAGGTGATGAGTACGATACCGCCTTCTTTGATAAGGAATCTAAATTCCTTCACTACCGACCCCAGATTGCGGTGATCACCTCTCTGGAGTTTGATCACGCCGATATCTTTGCTGATCTTGAGCAGATAAAACGAGCCTTCGCCAAGTTCATCCAGCTCTTGCCTCCGGACGGGTTGCTTATTGCCAATCTGGACAATCCCGATATTGCCGAACTGGCCCAAGCCGCCCCCTGCCCGGTAGAAGGCTATGGCCTCAACAGCTCCTTCCCCTGGTCTCTGGGCAAGATAAGCAGCCAGAGCGGTTACACCCACTTTGAAGTGCTCAAAGACGGCACACTCTGGGACAGCTTCACCGTCGCACTGCCCGGACAGCATAACTGTCTCAACAGCCTTGCCGTCTGTGCCATCATGCACCATCTTGGACTTGATACCAAAACCATCAACCAGGGACTGGTGGCCTTTGGGGGCGTGAAGAGAAGACAGGAGATACGGGGAATAGAAAACAATATCACTGTCATTGATGATTTTGCCCACCATCCAACAGCGGTCAGAGAAACACTGGCGGCCCTCAAAGCTGCCTACCCACAGAACCGCCTGGTGACTGTTTTTGAACCTCGTACCAACTCATCAAGAAGAACCATCTTTCAAAAACAGTACAGCGAATCCTTTGACAGCAGCAATATTGTCCTACTCCGCGAGCCCGTCCCCCTGGTGGACTACCCCGCAGACCAGCTCTTCTCCTCGAAACAGCTGACCTGCGACCTAAAAAAACGCGGGCTCAAGGCGGCCTCTTTTGCCAATACCGACCAGATCCTCCTCCACCTTAAAAGTCTCCTCCAACCAGGAGATGTCGTTGCCATTCTTTCAAATGGTGGCTTTGACAACATCCATGTCAGATTATTGGAGAGCCTTAGAGAAAATTAG
- a CDS encoding Hpt domain-containing protein, translating into MCEEVSRTCIKKHLLEQFGLEEAQIDALIPRFCTAMIQNQQELDTAIASAVMADIARAAHKIKGALLNLGLQGAGDCALTIEQAAKQESVSFDFSGVSGKLAEILRPLQQ; encoded by the coding sequence ATGTGTGAAGAGGTGAGTCGTACCTGTATAAAGAAACACTTGCTGGAGCAATTTGGTTTAGAGGAGGCGCAGATAGATGCCTTGATTCCTCGTTTTTGCACCGCCATGATTCAGAATCAGCAGGAGCTTGATACTGCGATCGCCTCGGCGGTCATGGCAGATATCGCCCGGGCAGCCCATAAAATTAAAGGTGCTCTGCTTAATCTCGGCTTGCAGGGGGCCGGTGACTGTGCCCTGACCATTGAGCAGGCCGCAAAGCAGGAAAGTGTCTCCTTTGATTTTTCAGGTGTTTCAGGGAAGCTTGCAGAGATCCTTCGACCTCTGCAGCAATAG
- the tilS gene encoding tRNA lysidine(34) synthetase TilS, protein MLEKTIYYKMITLKVKNIIKEKLPLKSGDKIIVGVSGGADSIALLHILTELNLDLQLIAIYIDHGLRPDEIPQEISFVKGQAGAVGAEFESISVDVLALKNCDKLSTEDAARRLRYQAFAEARERYGAKYIMVAHNADDQVEEFFIRLLRGSGRRGLSGMPYQNGLLLRPLLSLTKADLLLYLQERGIDHCEDSSNREPCYLRNRIRLDLLPRLEEYNPSLRRTILNTSSILESEEDFLEKSARELFNRSTRINREGKLPKTELDCRSFSGGHQALQRRVIELICWQMDAQPSFTHIENICRLATEGTSAKTLQLGSGLRVKKEISQVVFHYPLGRIATRQGEREIRLERRIDGEGIFAIPELNRQLTISTGEGAGEGRLLVDREKINFPLLLRFHRAGEKFHPLGAPGRKKVSRFLTDKKVHGEDKQLYPVLINGDGNIIAIVGLAIAAQFKKTETSKQLISIGWQETTT, encoded by the coding sequence ATGTTAGAAAAGACAATTTATTATAAGATGATAACCCTGAAAGTCAAAAATATTATTAAAGAGAAACTTCCGCTAAAGTCAGGGGATAAAATCATTGTTGGCGTTTCGGGTGGGGCAGACTCCATCGCCCTCCTTCATATCCTGACAGAGCTGAATCTCGATCTGCAACTTATCGCCATCTACATTGACCATGGACTACGCCCCGACGAAATTCCACAGGAAATATCCTTTGTCAAAGGGCAGGCAGGGGCCGTCGGCGCAGAATTTGAATCCATCAGCGTTGACGTATTGGCCCTGAAAAACTGTGACAAGCTCTCCACGGAAGACGCCGCCCGCAGGCTCCGCTATCAGGCATTTGCAGAGGCCCGAGAGCGCTACGGGGCCAAGTATATCATGGTGGCCCATAACGCAGATGACCAAGTAGAGGAGTTTTTCATCAGACTCCTACGTGGTTCAGGTCGCAGGGGGCTTTCGGGAATGCCCTACCAGAACGGCCTCCTCCTCCGCCCTCTGCTCTCCCTTACCAAGGCCGATCTCCTCCTCTATCTGCAGGAAAGAGGTATTGACCACTGCGAAGACTCCTCCAACAGAGAGCCCTGCTACCTGCGCAATCGCATCCGACTCGACCTCCTGCCAAGGCTTGAAGAGTACAACCCATCCCTCCGCAGAACTATTTTAAATACCAGTTCCATCCTGGAGTCGGAGGAAGATTTCCTGGAGAAAAGCGCCCGCGAACTATTTAACAGATCCACTCGAATCAACAGGGAAGGGAAATTGCCCAAGACAGAGCTTGATTGTCGTAGTTTTTCCGGGGGACACCAGGCACTGCAGAGACGAGTCATAGAGCTTATCTGTTGGCAGATGGACGCTCAACCCAGTTTTACCCATATTGAAAATATTTGCCGATTGGCAACAGAGGGAACCTCAGCAAAGACATTACAACTCGGTAGTGGTTTACGGGTGAAAAAAGAGATAAGCCAAGTGGTCTTCCACTACCCACTGGGCAGAATTGCCACCCGCCAAGGCGAAAGAGAGATACGACTAGAGCGTAGAATCGACGGCGAGGGTATCTTTGCCATCCCTGAACTCAATCGGCAACTGACCATCTCCACAGGCGAAGGGGCGGGAGAAGGTCGGCTCTTGGTGGACAGGGAAAAGATCAATTTTCCCCTCCTCCTCCGCTTCCACAGAGCAGGGGAAAAATTCCATCCTCTGGGTGCACCAGGCAGGAAGAAGGTTAGTCGCTTCCTCACCGACAAAAAAGTACACGGTGAGGACAAGCAACTCTATCCGGTGCTCATTAACGGTGATGGTAACATCATTGCCATTGTTGGTCTGGCAATCGCTGCCCAATTCAAAAAAACGGAGACAAGCAAACAGCTCATCTCCATAGGCTGGCAGGAGACTACAACTTAG